The following DNA comes from Caldisalinibacter kiritimatiensis.
AGTACATATGATTAATTTGATAAGGTTTCAGATTACCCCATGACACTTTTTCTTCATCTACTATTTGAAAGTTCCAATTGTGGGGGTCAGAAACCTTTGTTGCTCCATCTGGTGGAAAGAGTGAATTTGTATATAGCTCTCCTACAGAATTGTATCCTAAATATCTGTATTCCCCATCTCTTTCGTCATTTTCACCTTCAATCCTTTTAACATC
Coding sequences within:
- a CDS encoding Athe_2463 domain-containing protein — translated: DVKRIEGENDERDGEYRYLGYNSVGELYTNSLFPPDGATKVSDPHNWNFQIVDEEKVSWGNLKPYQINHMYSVALTGNRIEELYDPFYLNDIKGGDKRYIRVISPPTIKSKGSIFVQFLHPT